In Flavobacteriaceae bacterium, the following proteins share a genomic window:
- a CDS encoding amidohydrolase translates to MRIHFYLLSITLLACFQTQSQNFENSVKRFISVDSEITAITNVTVIDGTGVASKPNQTVIIDKGIIRYAGNAVNAPIPSGARKIDGTGKTIIPGLVMLHEHLFYTKPFENWFSVGQMTFTFPRLYLAGGVTTMRTGGSIQPQTDLNVKKWISEGKMTGPKMDVTGPFIEREGPRVPELGFIGNADEVAKIVNFWADKGVTSFKVYNNITKEDLKIAVTEAHKRGLKVTGHLCSLTYEEASNIGIDNLEHGFMASSDFSTNKEENICDPFEARKGLANEPVDGERINALIDLLIKNETAITTTPNVFEPYTDREIVPGGGFDAVAPQLQERLKAAHTRNQGRDSASLALFNKNLAWIKRFHDKGGILVAGTDPTGAGRTVAGYSNQRTVEILVEAGFSVVDAIKISTYNGAIFLKKENEIGTIQSGKRADLILINGDLDKDIKNIRNMETVFKDGIGFDSKKLFESVKGQVGLN, encoded by the coding sequence ATGAGAATTCATTTTTATCTCCTATCAATTACTTTATTAGCTTGTTTTCAAACTCAATCGCAAAACTTTGAAAACTCAGTCAAACGCTTTATTTCAGTAGATTCAGAAATTACAGCTATTACAAATGTAACAGTGATTGACGGTACAGGTGTTGCCTCAAAACCCAACCAAACAGTTATTATAGATAAAGGAATTATACGTTATGCTGGAAATGCCGTCAATGCTCCAATTCCATCAGGAGCAAGAAAAATTGATGGTACAGGTAAAACCATTATTCCTGGTTTAGTGATGCTTCATGAGCATTTATTTTATACTAAACCTTTTGAAAACTGGTTTAGTGTTGGTCAAATGACCTTTACATTTCCACGTTTGTACTTAGCTGGCGGGGTAACTACAATGCGAACAGGAGGAAGTATTCAACCACAAACAGATCTCAACGTCAAAAAATGGATTTCTGAAGGTAAAATGACAGGTCCAAAAATGGATGTTACTGGACCATTTATTGAACGTGAAGGGCCTCGTGTGCCAGAACTTGGTTTTATTGGTAATGCTGATGAAGTTGCTAAAATTGTTAATTTTTGGGCAGATAAAGGTGTGACCTCATTTAAGGTATATAATAACATTACTAAAGAAGATTTAAAAATTGCCGTAACAGAAGCACATAAAAGAGGGTTAAAAGTTACCGGACATTTATGCTCATTAACCTATGAAGAAGCATCTAACATCGGTATCGATAATTTAGAACATGGTTTTATGGCATCAAGTGATTTTTCTACTAATAAAGAAGAAAATATCTGTGATCCGTTTGAAGCTAGAAAAGGCTTAGCTAATGAACCCGTGGACGGAGAGCGCATCAATGCACTTATTGATTTATTAATAAAAAACGAAACAGCCATTACCACAACACCTAATGTATTTGAACCTTATACCGATCGTGAAATTGTTCCTGGTGGCGGTTTTGATGCTGTTGCCCCACAATTACAAGAGCGCCTAAAAGCGGCACATACAAGAAATCAAGGAAGAGATAGTGCTAGTTTGGCTTTGTTTAACAAAAACTTAGCTTGGATCAAACGTTTTCATGATAAAGGTGGTATTTTAGTAGCTGGTACAGATCCAACTGGTGCAGGGCGAACTGTAGCAGGATATTCTAACCAACGTACAGTAGAAATTTTAGTAGAAGCTGGATTTAGTGTTGTTGATGCTATTAAAATAAGTACTTATAATGGCGCTATATTCTTAAAGAAAGAAAATGAAATTGGAACCATACAATCTGGAAAAAGAGCTGATTTAATTTTAATTAATGGTGATTTGGACAAAGACATTAAAAATATCAGAAATATGGAAACTGTATTTAAAGATGGTATTGGTTTTGATTCTAAAAAATTATTTGAATCAGTTAAAGGGCAAGTAGGTTTAAATTAA
- a CDS encoding PDZ domain-containing protein, with protein MKRHSTLLVFLLSISNVLIAQDAYFQIDPTLSPNGQTIVFSYDGDLWKIPSTGGEASRLTAMRGEETLPRISPDGKWLAFSATQYGNRDIYIMPINGGEIKQLTYHDAADDVDSWSWDSKTIYFTSSRYNRYSGYEVSVTGSTPKRLFEHYFNNVHNVVEHPSSGEIFFNESWESKNFTHRKRYKGDYNPDIKSYNLKTKQYKEYTTYKGKDMWATFDSNGAIFFASDEANDEYNLYTLANNEKTALTSFKTSIGRPQVSANGQKIVFTKDYQIFLYDVASKRSKKLDITILKNNTLSKSQDFQAKDNISYFDVSPDNKKIAFVSRGELFVSDIKGKFVKKINTTTNERVLEVKWLKDNRTLLYNQTANGYPNLYTISADGTGSEKRHTNEPKNNINLKLDSKLENAVYVSGRDELRLLDLETFKSTTVVTDEFWALRPTTAQFSPDGNYLLYNAFRNFERDVFVYHIPSKKITNLTNTGVNEQDPVWSADGKYVYFASNLTEPSFPRGTSTVQIYRMALDKYEAPFTSDKFNALFKEEDKKEKGKKKDDKKEISEPTPVIINENGLMDRLQRISPAFGRQAGVYTITKDETTYVYYGSNHDEGNFNLWRTIIKPFERNKTEKVGIQRVGGGQFKSVKDKHFILMNGAIHSINLGSNKLNKLNIDVKFRKNLTNEFSQMFYEAWAGFESNFYDDNFHGQNWQKLRDKYAAFLPYITKRSQLSLLFNDMLGELNTSHFGFNTFGREDAQFYGSRTLETGILFSKDNPYIVSNIVAKSPADVTGKNIKIGDQLIAVNGKTINTKVNREFYFSEPSIDSEMQLTFKRSGETIVVNIHPISSGRLRTLLYDEWVANNQAYTDANSNNKIAYVHMKNMGAGELNNFMKEMVSETYSKEALILDLRNNTGGNVHDDVLQFLSQKPYSKWKYRGGKLAPQPNFGPGAKPIIILVNEQTLSDAEVTSAGFKELGLGKVIGTETYRWIIFTSGAGLVDGSFYRLPSWGCYTLSGDNLEKTGVTPDIYIKETFKDRLMGKQPQLDKAIEEIMKNLKN; from the coding sequence ATGAAACGTCATTCAACACTTTTAGTTTTTTTATTATCCATTAGCAATGTATTAATTGCTCAAGACGCTTATTTTCAAATTGACCCAACTTTATCTCCTAACGGGCAAACTATTGTATTTAGTTATGATGGCGATTTATGGAAAATACCATCTACTGGTGGTGAAGCCTCACGTTTAACAGCAATGCGAGGTGAAGAAACACTACCTCGTATTTCACCAGATGGAAAATGGCTTGCTTTTAGCGCCACGCAATATGGTAATAGAGATATTTATATCATGCCTATTAATGGTGGAGAAATCAAACAACTCACCTACCACGATGCTGCAGATGATGTGGATAGTTGGTCTTGGGATTCTAAAACCATCTATTTTACTTCATCACGTTATAACCGTTATAGCGGTTATGAAGTATCAGTTACAGGCAGCACACCAAAACGTTTGTTTGAACACTATTTCAATAACGTTCATAATGTAGTTGAACATCCATCGTCAGGTGAAATATTCTTCAACGAAAGTTGGGAAAGCAAAAACTTCACGCATCGTAAGCGATACAAAGGTGATTATAATCCAGATATCAAATCGTATAACCTAAAAACAAAGCAGTATAAAGAATATACTACATACAAGGGAAAAGATATGTGGGCTACTTTTGATAGTAATGGAGCTATATTCTTTGCTTCCGACGAAGCTAATGACGAGTACAATCTATATACTTTAGCAAACAATGAAAAAACAGCGTTAACGTCATTTAAAACTTCAATTGGCAGACCACAGGTCAGCGCCAATGGACAAAAAATAGTATTCACTAAAGATTATCAAATTTTCCTATACGATGTCGCTAGTAAACGTTCGAAAAAATTAGATATTACTATTTTAAAGAATAACACCTTATCTAAATCGCAAGATTTTCAGGCTAAAGACAATATTAGTTATTTTGATGTTTCACCAGATAACAAAAAGATTGCATTTGTATCTCGTGGTGAACTATTTGTTTCAGACATTAAAGGAAAGTTCGTTAAAAAAATAAATACAACTACTAATGAACGTGTTTTAGAAGTAAAATGGTTAAAAGACAATCGTACGCTTCTATATAATCAAACTGCAAACGGTTATCCTAATTTATATACCATTTCAGCAGATGGAACGGGTTCTGAAAAACGCCACACTAACGAGCCTAAAAACAATATCAATTTAAAATTAGATTCCAAGTTGGAAAATGCGGTTTACGTAAGTGGTCGTGATGAATTGCGTTTATTAGATCTTGAAACTTTTAAAAGTACTACTGTGGTTACGGATGAATTTTGGGCACTACGACCTACAACAGCGCAATTTTCACCAGATGGCAATTATCTATTATACAATGCTTTCCGAAATTTTGAACGCGATGTATTTGTGTATCATATTCCTTCAAAAAAGATTACTAATCTTACCAATACTGGTGTTAATGAACAAGATCCTGTTTGGTCGGCAGATGGTAAATATGTGTATTTTGCTTCTAATCTAACTGAACCAAGTTTCCCTAGAGGAACATCTACTGTTCAGATTTATCGTATGGCTTTAGATAAATATGAAGCACCTTTTACTTCTGATAAATTTAATGCACTTTTTAAAGAAGAAGACAAAAAAGAAAAGGGTAAAAAGAAAGATGATAAAAAAGAAATTTCTGAACCTACGCCGGTTATCATTAACGAAAATGGGTTAATGGATCGTTTACAACGTATCAGTCCTGCATTTGGAAGGCAAGCTGGTGTTTACACCATTACTAAAGACGAAACCACATATGTGTATTATGGGTCTAATCATGATGAAGGGAATTTCAACCTTTGGCGTACAATTATTAAACCTTTTGAGCGTAATAAAACTGAAAAAGTAGGTATACAACGTGTAGGTGGAGGACAATTTAAAAGTGTAAAAGACAAGCATTTTATTCTAATGAATGGTGCTATTCATTCTATAAATCTTGGTTCTAATAAATTGAATAAACTTAATATAGATGTGAAATTTCGTAAAAACTTAACTAATGAATTCAGTCAGATGTTTTATGAGGCGTGGGCTGGATTTGAATCTAACTTTTATGATGATAATTTCCATGGACAAAACTGGCAAAAATTAAGAGATAAATATGCTGCATTCTTGCCTTATATTACTAAACGTTCGCAACTAAGTTTATTGTTTAATGATATGCTTGGAGAGCTCAATACTTCGCATTTTGGATTCAATACATTTGGGAGAGAAGATGCTCAATTTTATGGTAGTCGTACTTTAGAAACTGGTATTTTATTTTCTAAAGATAATCCTTATATAGTTTCCAACATAGTAGCTAAAAGCCCTGCTGATGTTACTGGTAAAAATATAAAAATTGGCGATCAGTTAATTGCTGTAAATGGAAAAACCATAAACACTAAAGTAAATCGTGAATTTTATTTCTCTGAACCTTCTATTGATAGTGAAATGCAACTGACCTTTAAACGTAGTGGAGAAACGATCGTTGTAAATATTCACCCAATATCTTCTGGCAGATTACGAACATTACTATATGACGAATGGGTAGCAAATAATCAAGCTTACACAGATGCTAACAGTAACAACAAAATTGCTTATGTACACATGAAAAACATGGGAGCTGGTGAGTTAAATAATTTTATGAAAGAAATGGTTTCTGAAACCTATAGTAAAGAGGCTTTAATTTTAGATTTACGAAACAATACTGGTGGCAATGTGCATGATGATGTCTTACAATTTTTATCTCAAAAACCATATTCAAAATGGAAATATAGAGGTGGTAAATTAGCTCCTCAACCTAATTTTGGTCCTGGTGCAAAACCTATAATTATTCTGGTAAATGAACAAACACTTAGTGATGCAGAAGTAACTTCTGCTGGATTTAAAGAACTAGGTCTAGGCAAGGTAATTGGTACAGAAACCTATCGTTGGATTATTTTTACTTCAGGAGCTGGTTTGGTAGATGGCTCATTTTATCGTTTACCATCTTGGGGTTGCTATACTTTAAGTGGAGATAATTTAGAGAAAACTGGTGTTACTCCAGATATTTATATAAAAGAAACTTTTAAAGATCGTTTAATGGGTAAGCAACCACAACTCGATAAGGCAATTGAAGAGATTATGAAAAACTTGAAAAATTAA